In one Pangasianodon hypophthalmus isolate fPanHyp1 chromosome 22, fPanHyp1.pri, whole genome shotgun sequence genomic region, the following are encoded:
- the col28a1b gene encoding collagen, type XXVIII, alpha 1b — MNSAKLWSVTLLCFALLFLSHDVRSQNRRNQTNNLTTKNGKVLVCALELAFLLDSSESAMSYRFEKEKDFVRSFSSRVVKMQVADWHLMPRFAVLQYSSSVSIVQSFSDWHGLDNFLASVGSMAYIGQGTYSSYAIGNATELFVRETDDKNVRVMLLMTDGSDHPRSPDILAATAEAKGHNIKLFTISLSSRGSQNSAKLRAIASSPVQRFVHNLNDPDLEERLLQELKRVANNECPRVQACVCEKGDRGAPGNPGKKGDPGIEGPQGPKGVKGDFGPAGSPGPDGPEGRPGYKGDKGDRGECGAPGSKGNKGAEGPLGPRGVRGEQGPQGPPGDEGPEGQEGPKGDRGLPGATGPRGDIGVGFPGPKGEKGNQGRPGPVGPIGTGEPGQPGPRGLPGPQGLPGFPGEGLVGPKGDRGYNGSTGARGPPGIGFKGEEGNAGPPGAPGPIGPPGLGIQGEKGTQGPIGPPGPRGIPGISITGDKGDRGFPGERGPQGQKGVGEPGAKGEPGLQGVPGDPGAPGEDGARGPKGETGVPGPRGLEGPPGKGLPGEKGERGERGSRGQPGVMGPMGPMGTKGELGGLGLPGVIGPPGRGLPGSKGDPGPPGLPGPAGETGIGIPGPKGERGLPGPVGPPGLKGVGYPGPPGPPGTQGLPGEPGPEGTGFPGPKGDQGSAGPPGPVGAPGIGLLGPKGSIGQPGPSGPPGLPGEGIQGPKGDPGFQGLVGPRGAPGEGLPGQKGDRGFSGERGRKGDKGGQGELGQTGPVGRPGQKGEPGLTREEVVKLIKSICGCGVTCRFNPLELVFVIDSSESVGPDNFEIIKGFVNTLIDRVSVRPNVTHVGIVLYSHMTAVITDLYRPLSRDEVKSAVRRMPYMGEGTYTGSAIHQANQLFSSARPGVRKVAVVITDGQVDQRDVVKLEDAVRDAHSSNVEMFVIGVVNQSEPFYESFKRELESIASDPDEEHIYLISDFRTLTALESKLLGKLCENSDDLLFRQTPSPDLLPVTPRPPFYDEGLGRRTHTVTFKADFAQPGAGEFLDSTSAPLFSGENQNSLDDLWRITYGSAPGKPLQRPEPHTTSTTTKPRLILIQDDFSKDDACLQPLDPGPCRTYVVKWYYDPKANSCAQFWFGGCHGNRNRFDTESICRKSCVIN, encoded by the exons ATGAACTCGGCTAAGCTGTGGAGTGTGACGCTGCTGTGCTTTGCGTTATTATTCCTTTCACACGACGTCCGAAGTCAGAACAGAAGAAACCAAACGAACAACTTGACCACAAAAAATGGAAAGG TGCTGGTGTGTGCGCTGGAGTTGGCCTTCCTCCTCGACAGCTCAGAGAGCGCCATGTCGTACCGTTTTGAGAAAGAGAAGGACTTTGTGCGCTCGTTCAGCTCCCGGGTGGTGAAGATGCAGGTTGCCGACTGGCACCTGATGCCCCGCTTCGCTGTTCTGCAGTACAGCAGCTCTGTGTCCATCGTGCAGAGCTTCTCCGACTGGCATGGACTGGACAACTTCCTGGCCAGTGTGGGCTCCATGGCCTACATCGGGCAGGGCACGTACTCATCCTACGCCATCGGGAACGCCACTGAGCTGTTTGTACGTGAAACTGATGACAAGAACGTCAGGGTGATGCTGCTGATGACTGACGGCTCCGATCATCCACGGAGTCCCGACATCCTGGCTGCCACCGCTGAGGCCAAAGGTCACAACATCAAGCTCTTCACCATCAGCTTGTCATCAAGGGGCAGCCAAAACAGCGCCAAGCTGCGAGCCATTGCTAGCAGTCCGGTGCAGCGGTTCGTGCACAACCTCAACGATCCAGACCTTGAGGAAAGACTGCTTCAGGAGCTC aAAAGAGTGGCCAACAATGAA TGTCCACGAgtgcaagcgtgtgtgtgtgagaaaggagACAGAGGAGCTCCGGGGAACCCT gggaaaaaaggagatCCGGGGATTGAAGGACCGCAGGGACCGAAAGGTGTAAAG GGAGACTTTGGACCTGCAGGATCCCCGGGACCAGATGGACCTGAG GGACGACCCGGGTACAAAGGTGATAAG GGCGACAGAGGAGAATGTGGAGCTCCTGGATCAAAAGGAAATAAG GGTGCTGAAGGACCTCTGGGACCGAGAGGAGTCAGAGGAGAGCAG GGCCCCCAAGGGCCACCGGGGGACGAAGGACCTGAAGGACAGGAAGGCCCCAAA GGAGATCGCGGACTTCCTGGTGCAACTGGGCCTCGAGGGGATATCGGCGTTGGATTTCCTGGTCCTAAG GGGGAGAAGGGAAACCAGGGAAGACCAGGCCCTGTAGGTCCAATCGGAACAGGTGAACCAGGCCAACCT GGTCCACGAGGACTTCCAGGGCCTCAAGGGCTTCCTGGCTTCCCAGGAGAGGGCCTAGTAGGGCCAAAG GGGGATCGAGGTTATAACGGTTCTACTGGAGCACGTGGACCACCAGGTATTGGCTTCAAGGGAGAAGAG GGTAATGCTGGGCCTCCTGGGGCTCCTGGTCCCATAGGGCCTCCTGGATTGGGAATTCAAGGAGAAAAG GGAACCCAGGGTCCAATAGGTCCTCCTGGTCCCAGAGGGATCCCAGGGATAAGCATCACGGGTGACAAG ggaGACCGTGGCTTCCCGGGAGAACGTGGACCACAAGGACAGAAAGGTGTCGGAGAGCCGGGAGCCAAG GGTGAGCCTGGCTTACAAGGTGTCCCAGGAGACCCGGGTGCTCCAGGAGAAGACGGAGCAAGAGGACCAAAG GGTGAAACCGGTGTTCCTGGGCCTAGAGGACTAGAGGGACCACCTGGTAAAGGTCTACCTGGAGAAAAG GGAGAGCGAGGAGAGAGAGGATCAAGAGGACAACCAGGAGTCATGGGACCAATGGGTCCAATGGGGACCAAG GGAGAACTAGGAGGTTTGGGGCTTCCTGGGGTAATTGGACCTCCAGGAAGGGGGTTACCAGGCAGTAAG GGGGATCCTGGACCACCGGGACTTCCAGGACCTGCTGGAGAAACAGGAATAGGGATCCCTGGGCCAAAG GGTGAACGAGGACTACCTGGACCTGTAGGACCACCAGGGCTGAAGGGAGTCGGCTATCCTGGACCACCT GGTCCTCCAGGCACTCAAGGACTACCTGGAGAGCCCGGTCCAGAGGGGACAGGCTTTCCAGGACCAAAG GGGGATCAAGGTTCTGCAGGTCCTCCAGGGCCAGTGGGAGCACCAGGAATTGGACTTTTAGGCCCCAAG GGTTCTATAGGTCAGCCCGGCCCATCTGGCCCACCCGGGCTCCCAGGAGAGGGAATCCAAGGCCCAAAG GGTGACCCTGGATTCCAGGGATTAGTGGGACCAAGAGGAGCCCCAGGAGAGGGTTTACCTGGGCAAAAG GGGGACCGTGGGTTTTCGGGAGAACGAGGACGCAAAGGGGACAAAGGAGGACAAGGGGAACTAGGACAAACAGGGCCAGTG GGTAGGCCAGGCCAAAAAGGAGAACCCGGCCTTACT AGAGAAGAAGttgtcaaattaattaaatcaatttgTG GCTGTGGCGTGACTTGCAGATTCAACCCCCTGGAGCTGGTTTTTGTGATCGACAGCTCGGAGAGCGTGGGTCCTGACAACTTTGAAATCATAAAGGGCTTTGTGAACACCCTGATCGACCGTGTTTCTGTCAGGCCCAACGTCACACATGTTGGGATTGTGCTGTACAGTCACATGACCGCGGTGATCACTGATCTGTATCGACCCCTAAGCCGTGATGAGGTGAAATCTGCTGTACGCCGAATGCCCTACATGGGGGAGGGAACCTACACAGGAAGTGCCATCCATCAGGCCAATCAGCTGTTCAGTTCGGCCCGCCCTGGAGTTCGGAAAGTGGCGGTGGTGATTACAGACGGCCAGGTGGACCAACGGGACGTGGTTAAGCTGGAGGATGCAGTGCGAGACGCACACTCCAGCAACGTTGAGATGTTCGTCATTGGTGTGGTGAATCAGAGTGAGCCATTTTATGAGAGCTTCAAGAGAGAGCTGGAGTCCATCGCTTCTGATCCGGATGAGGAGCACATCTATCTGATTAGTGACTTCAGAACACTCACTG CATTGGAGAGTAAGCTGCTGGGTAAACTCTGTGAGAACAGTGACGACTTGTTGTTCAGGCAAACGCCCAGCCCTGATCTCCTCCCTGTAACCCCCAGACCCCCATTTTACGATGAGGGACTAGGGAGGAGGACACACACAGTGACGTTTAAAGCAGACTTCGCACAG CCAGGAGCAGGAGAGTTCTTAGACAGCACCAGCGCTCCGCTCTTCAGTGGGGAGAACCAGAACAGTCTGGATGATCTGTGGCGCATCACATATGGTTCTGCTCCAGGAAAACCCTTACAGAGACCGGAACCAcacaccaccagcaccaccaccaaGCCACGCCTAATACTGATTCAGGATGACTTTAGCAAAG ACGATGCCTGCCTGCAGCCGCTCGACCCCGGGCCCTGTCGCACCTACGTGGTGAAATGGTATTACGACCCCAAGGCCAACTCCTGCGCTCAGTTctggtttggaggttgccacgGCAACCGTAATCGGTTCGACACAGAGAGCATCTGCCGGAAATCCTGCGTCATAAACTAA
- the c1galt1b gene encoding glycoprotein-N-acetylgalactosamine 3-beta-galactosyltransferase 1: MLRKRKSLICGALIGFVLVHMYLKFSIDLTVELHKFTGGRRHLPIKVNLSSIKKSDEVARQLSSKVRVMCWIMTHPQNLEKKAKHVRATWAKHCNTVLYMSSSTSDFPAIGLNVSEGRENLYWKTIRALQYIHSHHLNTAEWFLKADDDTFVVVENLRRLLSRYNTDEPVYLGHRYKVLVQQGYMSGGAGYVLSREAVRRFVQGFSSGQCTHISPVEDMALGVCMQTMKVEPGDSRDEKLRETFNPFTPGDHLSHPANGKQDSGYSYYSTKQGSECCSDYAISFHYVQPQGMYELEYYTHHLRPFGYQYRFEPTVSANITAKP; the protein is encoded by the exons ATGCTGCGGAAACGCAAATCTTTAATTTGTGGAGCGCTCATTGGCTTTGTCTTGGTTCACATGTACCTGAAGTTTAGCATTGATCTAACTGTAGAGTTGCACAAATTTACTGGGGGTCGACGTCACCTTCCAATTAAGGTCAACCTGAGCTCTATCAAGAAATCAG ATGAAGTAGCGAGGCAGCTGAGCTCGAAGGTGCGCGTCATGTGCTGGATAATGACCCACCCCCAAAACTTGGAGAAGAAAGCCAAACACGTCCGAGCCACTTGGGCCAAACACTGCAACACGGTGCTCTACATGAGTTCGAGCACCAGTGACTTCCCAGCCATTGGACTGAATGTATCTGAGGGCAGAGAGAACCTCTACTGGAAAACCATCCGAGCCCTCCAGTACATCCACAGTCACCATCTAAACACTGCCGAGTGGTTCCTCAAAGCTGATGATGATACATTCGTGGTGGTGGAGAACCTGCGGCGTCTCCTGAGCAGATACAACACTGACGAGCCTGTCTACCTGGGACACAGATACAAGGTGTTGGTGCAGCAGGGCTATATGAGTGGCGGAGCCGGCTATGTCCTAAGCAGAGAGGCTGTCAGGAG GTTTGTCCAAGGCTTCAGCTCAGGACAGTGCACACACATCAGCCCGGTGGAGGACATGGCCCTGGGGGTGTGCATGCAGACCATGAAGGTTGAACCTGGTGATTCGAGAGATGAGAAGTTGAGAGAAACGTTTAATCCCTTCACTCCAGGTGACCACTTGAGCCATCCAGCCAACGGGAAACAGGACAGCGGCTACAGTTACTATTCGACGAAACAA ggaTCAGAATGCTGTTCAGATTATGCCATCAGCTTTCACTACGTCCAACCTCAGGGTATGTACGAGCTGGAGTACTACACTCATCACCTGCGACCTTTCGGATATCAGTACAGGTTTGAGCCAACTGTCTCAGCTAACATCACGGCAAAACCCTGA